The Loxodonta africana isolate mLoxAfr1 chromosome 12, mLoxAfr1.hap2, whole genome shotgun sequence genome segment GTGGGTGGTACCTGAGGGTAAGTGGGTGGTACCTGTGAGTCAGTGGGTGGTACTTGAGGGCAGGTTGGAGGTGCCTGCTGGTAGATGGGAGACGGTGATCATATGgctagttagcagcagagcccagGGCCCATCATCCCACTCCCCTCAGTTCCCTAGTAAGCTACTTCTCAGTCACTTTTGTTCAGAAACCCAGATGTTAAAGTTCTGGGAGAGCCCCTTTGTCTCCCTCTATCCTATTCATCTGTCCCCACTTTCTTCTCCCATCTCCTTGTGAAGAGGCTTAACACAAGGTGAGCAGCATtggccagtgtcttagttatctagtgctgctataacagaaataccaaagcaagtggctttaacaaacagaaacatattttctCACGATTTAGgaggctattgttgttaggtgccactgagttggttccaacacatagcaccCCCacacataacagaatgaaacactgccccatcctgcgctattctcacagtcattgctatgtttgagcccattgttgcagccactgtaacaactcatctcattgagggtcttcctcttttttgatgaccctctatttaccaagtgtcttagtcatctagtgctgctataacagaaataccacaagtggatggctttaacaaagagaaatttatttcttcacagtaaagtaggctaaaagtccaaattcagggcatcagctccaggggaaggctttctctctctgttggccttctaaTCAATGTtcctccagactaggagcttctctgcttagggaccccaggtccaaaggacgtgctctgctcccgccactgctttcttggtggcatgaggtacccctgactctctgcttgcttccctttccttttatctcttgtaagataaaaggcagtgcaggccacagcccagggaaactctctttccatcagatcagggatgtgacatgggtaagagtgttacaatcccaccttaatcctctttaacataaaattaccatcacaaaatgaaggacaccacactatactggaaatcatggcctaatcaagttgacacatattttgggggacacaattcaatccataacaccaagcaTGATTTCTTTCTCTAGTGACtgttccctcctaataacatgtccaaagtatatgagactaagtctcgccatccttgcttctaagtacagcttctggctgtacttcttccaagacacatttgttcgctcttttggcagtccgtggtatactcagtattctttgccaacaccataattcaaaagcatcaattcttctttggtcttctttattgtccagctttcacatgcatatgaggcaattgaaaataccatggcttagtcctcaaagtaggCAGTGGGTGTTTTgggagtcctcaaagtgacatctttgctttttagtactttaaagaggtcttttccagacttgctggcctgccACAGACCGGTGGACACCCTAtcatctcagtaatgaagtcattcctgaggttcacccttcagccaaaggttggacaggcccgtaaaacgaAATGAAACtcaaggggcacatcagccctggggcaaggactagaaagaaggcaggaggagacaggaaagctggtaatagagaacctaaggttgagaaggaagagtgttgacgtgtcatggtgttgttaaccagtggcataaaacaatatgtgtactaactgtttaatgaaaaactagtttgttctgtaaaccttcatctaaagtacaattaaataaatacataacaaggtcttttgcagcagatttgtccaatgcaatgagttgtttcatttcttgactgctgcttccatgggtgctgattgtgtattcaagtaaaatgaaatccttgacaacttcgatattttcccAAAGTTcagattcagggtgccggctctaggggaaggttttctctctctgttgactctggaggaaggcccttgttccTTGGTTCCCTGGTGATCTTCATGAGGTATGGCATCTTATCTTCCCcaaactctgcttgcttctttatgcctaatctgctctttgtattatctcaaagaTGATGGgcttaaaatacaccctacactgatatggtctcttaacatcaaaaagaaaacccatttccaaatggggttataaccacaggtatacccattgctgtggagtcaattccgactcacatcaactctataagacagagtagaactgcccaacagggtttcctaggctgcaatctttatagaagcaaactgtagcatctttctcctacagagcagctggtaggttggaaTGGCTGACTCTTGGGTTAGCtgcccaacacttaaccactccgctaccagggctccttaccacaggtataggggttagggtttacaacacacattttgggaggacacaattcaatccataacaaccagtGTCTTGGAGCCTTGGGTAAGGAACTGGTTTATAAGTTGGCATGGGTTACTTCTTGGAGTAGGTGATTTCTTCCGGGAGTGGCTGGGAGGTGCAGCCGAGAATCTGGGGACGGATGGTAATGCCCGTCATTGGTGAGAACTAGAAAACATGGTGCATGAATGCCTGGGCAAGAAGGCTTGGCAGTTGCTTGCAGACCCTGTGCATCGTTGGGTGACTCTGGCAAAAATCTGGGGATAGGTGGAGACCACCTGGGACTATGGGAGTGCTGTTGTGGGTTACTTGGAGACAATGTGACACCACAGATGGATTCCCTGGGAGAGTTGGAGCAGAGCAGAGTGCCCCTGGCAAGTATGTGGGTGCTGTGGTCAACTTGcatggaggggcagggaagcagcTCTGCAGTGCTCTGAATGATCAGTAGTCAGGTCCTTGGGTTCCCCACCGGAATACCACCATCATCCAATGTGGTGACAGCTGGAATCCTGGGGCTGCCCTGCCCTCTGGAAATGTGGCTAGAAATCCCACCATCCTTTTTCACTGAGACCTTCTGGTTAATGGGAGACACTAATATTCTCTCCTGACCAAGTATTATGTTCTCCTCACCTCTAGTTCTGCTTCCAGATCCAGAGGAAATTCTCAATGCCAGTCCTAGGCAGGCAGAATGGATAAGCTGCCTTCATTCTAGGCACTTCTGAAGGGTCTGACCAGAAGAAGCCAAAGTGGGCTTAAGTTATAGCCCTCCTGATTCTCTTGATCAGTACCTTcaggctttttcttttctctttggcaTCTGttaatggattaaattgtgttccccaaaatatgtgttggtatcctaacccctatatctatggacatgatcctgtttggaaatagagttttctttgttatgttaattggaTCATACTTGATtttgggtgggttctaaatctaatcacttctgagttatcaaaagaacagattagacacagagacaaagacCTGGGGGGAAGAGAGACGCCAGAAACCAAAGAACACCCAGGGCTACCAATAAGGAAGGAATCCACACAGCCAAGGCCGTGATTTGGCCTTTAAGCCACCAGAACTGTgtgaaaagaaatttctgttctttaaagccacccactcatggTATGTTAcggcagcagtaggtaactaagacagcatcctcTGTTGTCagttgctttcgagttgattctgattcctcgTGACCCTACGTtgttacatagtagaactgctccgtagggctttcttggttgtaaacttaatggaagcagatcgccaggccttttcttctacaCTACTGCcagatgggttcgaactgccagcctttaggttatcAGTCAAGtccaaaccatttgtgccacccagggtcctcAACAGCACCCTGGCCCTTGGTATTTGTGACTGGACTGATTTCATTAGCgttgattattttcatctgaCAGATTGGCTTACTTCACTGCAGAGTAATTCCCTCTCGACACCCCTTCCTCAGCCCCTCCTCACCCCTGCAGAGCCCATTTCGTCTGtcattaccatttattgagtgcttgccACGGCCAGACGCCACACTAAACCATTTACTAACATTAATGCAtgcgttttgtttgtttgtttaatttttattgtggtttaagtgaaagtttacaaatcaagtcagtctctcatacaaaaacttacatacaccttgctacgtactcccaattgctctccctctaataagacagcccgctccctccctccactctctttttgtgtccattctgccagcttctaaccccctccaccctctcatctcccctccagacaggagatgccaacatagtctcaagtgtccacctgatccaagaagctcactcttcaccggcatccctctccatcccattgtccagtccaatccatgtctgaagagttggctttgggaatggttcctgtcctgggccaacagaaggtctgggggccatcaccactggggtccctccagtctcagtcagaccattaagtctggtcttatgagaatttggggtctgcatcccactgctctcctgctccctcaggggttctctgttgtgtcctctgtcagggcagtcatcgattgtagccaggcaccatctagttcttctggtctcaggctgatgtagtctctggtttatgtggccctttctgtctcttgggcttgtaattaccttgtgtccttggtgttcttcattctcctttggtccaggtgggttgagaccaattgatgcattttagatggcctcttgctagcgtttaagagcccagacaccactcgccaaagtgggatgcagaatgttttaatagattttattatgccaattgacttagatgtcccctgaaaccctggtcctcaaacccctacccctgctacgccagccttcaaagcattcagtttattcaggagacttctttgcttttcgtttagtccagttgtgttgacctctcctgtattgtgcgttgtctctcccttcacctatAGTAGTCCTTAGCGACTATCTaaatagtgaataccccctcccaccctcccaccctccccctctcgtaaccatcaaagaatattttcttctcagtttaaactatttctcgagttcttataatagtggtcttatacaatatttgtccttttgcaactaatttcactcagcataatgccttccaattcctccatgttatgaaatgtttcacagattcatcactgttctttatcgatgggtagtattccattgtgtgaatataccgtaatttatccattcatccactgatgggcaccttggttgcttccatctttttcctgttgtaaacagtgctgcaatgaacatgggtgtgcatatatctattcgtgtaaaggctcttatttctttaggatatattccaaggagtgggattgctggatcatatggtagttctatttctagctttttaaggaagtgccaaattgatttccaaagtggttgtatcattttatattcccaccagcagtgtataagtgttccagtctctccacaacctctccaacatttattcttttttgttttttggattaatgccagcctctttggagtgagatagaatctcattgtagttttgatttgcatttctctaatgactaatgatcgtgagcatttcctcatgtatctgttagctacctgaatgtcttctttagtgaagtgtctgttcatatcttttgcccattttttaattggattatttgtctttttgtagttgagtttttgcagtatcatatagattttagagatcaggcgctgatcggaaatgtcacagctaaaaactttttcccagtctgtaggtaatcttttcactcttttggtgaagtctttggatgagcataggtgtttgatttttaggagctcccagttatgtactttttcttctgcattattagtaatgttttgtatactgtttatgccatgtattagggctcctagcattgtccctattttttcttccatgatctttatcattttagattttatatttaggtctttgatccatttggagctagttttgtgcatggtgtgaggtatgggtcttgtttcatttttttgcagatgggtatccagttatgccagcatcatttgttaaaaagactgtcttttccgcatttaactgatttggggcctttgtcaaatatcaactgctgatatgtggatggatttatgtctggattctcaattctgttccattggtctatgtatctgttgttgtaccagtaccaggctgttttgactactgtggcagtataatagtttctaaaatcaggtagagtgaggcctcccactttgttcttctttttcagcaacgctttacttatccagggcctctttcccttccatatgaagttggtgacttgtttctccatctcattaaaaaatgtcgttggaatttggattggaattgcatgaaATCTatggatcacttttggtagaacagatatttttacaatgttaagccttcctatccatgagcaaggtatgtttttccacttatgtaggtctcttttggtttcttgcgttttgtagttttctttgtataagttttttacatctctagtaggatttattcctaagtattttatcttcttgggggctactgtaagtggtattgatttggtgatttcctcttacaTGCAGTTTTTTTTATAAGCAGgaaactcatttttttaaatcatggtacattcatacaatagAAAACTAGCAGCCAATGTTAATGATGgtgtagaagaatgtagaataacaTGGAAAAACCTTCATAGCATATCAGTAACTAGAAACAACGACCACAAGAAGCCAGGATACCAAATTGTATATACATTGTGATttcccaattttaaaaaatgttattatttATACGTAGAAAATGACTGGAAGGATGACTCCAAAATGTTAATAATGGTTCCGCCTAGTGGCGTGACTACTGcatgcattttacagatgaggaaactcaggctcCAAGAGGTGATGTTGCTTCCCCAGGTTCATGTGGCGCGTGAAATGGCATAGCCAGGCTTTCATGGCTGGCCCCTCGGACTCCGGTGCTTTCAACATTACACTCACCTGTTCCTTTGCTGATGTTTTCTTCttcccagaaaaagaaaaaaccaagctgcagaagcagagagaggacgAGCTAATCCAGAAGATCCACAGACTGGTGCAGAAGAGAGACTTCCTGGTGGACGATGCGGAGGTCGAGCGCTTAAGGTCAGTCAGTGGGTTGTAGGCCCCCCATGAGACCGCCGCCCAACCCTGAGCCCACTCCTGAAACACCCGTCTGCTCCCAGACACACAGTCTTCCCCAGCAGGTGCGGCCCCGCTAAGGCTTCAGGAGGAACACTGAGCCCAAACATACCCCATTGCATATTCAAGAGAAACTCAAATCCAGCCCCCGAAAGCCTTGCAAAGGCCTGTGTGCCTTCAGCTAATAATGTCACTTGAAGAGGTGACAAGGAAGACAGAGCTTCTTTTGTTAAAATAATATGTTATTGTgattttggtgaaggtttacacagtaaattaggttcccatttgacaatttctataaaaTTTGTTTagtgatattagttacatttttacAATGAGTCAACATTCTCTTATATTGAGTTCTGTTTGTTCCCATGTTTCTATACTctagtcttctcatctttgctttagagtaattgttgacctttcaaTTTCAAAGCTTCTTAACCAATTCTCTTCATTGAGCTTTCTCCCCATGCCTCAAAACAACTTCTGGAAACTTCCATCCTTTGCTATGGAAACTGTCCTCTGCACTGACTTGCTTCTTCCCCTCCATCTCCACGTCCCAGGCTTGTCTTTGGCTTTCTCCTCTCTTTGGAGAAAGGCCTCAGTGCCCCTTCCCAGGGGTCAAGGTCTCCTATTTGCAGTCACACCTGTCTCTTTGATCTGGACACAACAAAGACCGTGAGCCTACAGTGCAGATCtgagggcctgaggactggaaaGCTGTGAATGTTGATTCTTGAATATTTTTGCCCCTGAGCAAAGGAGAGGAGACCAGTGTCCCCTGGCTCCCAGGACCTCTCCTAACCCAGAGGACAATGTCTTCTTCACTCTCTGGGTCCTCTGAGACTCCTTTCAGGAATTACCTGCCTAGCTCAGCCAGGCTGGGCTCCCCAACTTTGGTCCTGATGAGCCTCGAAAGAGCCGAGGGGACTCTCCCCCAGAGCTCTACCATGCACCTCCACATTGTGGGAGCAAGGTATCTAAGGTGGCTTAAAGGCACAGGGTCAAGAGGTACTGCCCAGCTCACTGAGCCCCTGGCACAGAGAACGAGTTCTATAAGGTCCATACCCCTGCCCTAGGATCTCACCCCGTCCCAGGTCAGCAGATACCTTTGTACGTCTCTCTGCCTCAGACCAAGTTCATCAAACACAACATACACAGGTAACACCCAACAACGTATGCACCGCACCTACAAAACCCTACCCATTGGCCCACCTAACTAATCTCTTGCCTCATTTCATTGGTTCCTTGGTGCTTTCCTTATTCACTAGACTTTTCTCTTTCACATCTGCCTTCACAGGGAACAAGAGGAAGACAAAGAAATGGCTGATTTCCTGAGAATCAAGTTAAAACCTCTAGACAAAGTAACCAAATCGCCAGCCAGTGAGTGCAGACATGATTCCTTTCCccacacccaccccaccccccatccaacagaaaaggaatttaaaagaaatttggaagccaaaGGGCACACAAGGAAATGCTTTCATTGACCCATAGCATGGCGGCAGCCAGGCTGGCTCGTCCACAGTTAGAAGAACCCCAcgtttggtttaatgctctgctgccactgtcttgaaataatttttgaacaaaaaccaaaaaaaccaaaccacatgccatggagtcagttctgaactgatggtgaccccaggtgcgctccataggattttcaaggttgtgacctttcagaaacagatcaccaggcctttcttctgaggcacctctgggtgggtttgaactgccaacctctcagttagtagttaagcacttaaccatttgtgccaccccagGGACTCCCTTTTTTGAACAAGTAGcctcacattttcattttgcactgggctaTACAAATCATATAGCCAGTCCTGGCAGTGGCCTCCCCTCCTTAATCACATGGAGCTGGGTGGGCACCAAGGCAAGAATGTGAGACTGAAGCCCAGGGAGCTCTGGCCCCCTCTAGAAGAAGCTCTGTTGGGGCTGGAACCTCTGGAGGAGTGGAGCAGGAGGCATGCTTCTTAGAATATTAGCCTCACAAGATACTTTTAGCAAAAAAGCGTTCATGTGaaataagtttgggaaatgcTGTATACTTGACCCTCTACTTGGAGGATGCCAGTGTCTCTTAGCATATTAAAGTGATAACGGCTCCTGCTGTCAAAAGAACGATCTTTTCTTTGTTGTTCTAGTGTTTCTAAAATGTATCGCTGCCGTATCAGTGAGGCCTCTTTCAATTATAAGAAATGGACCCTTATTCAAGCTAGCCTAAGCAAAAAAGGGGATTTGTTGAAAGAAGAGCAACACAAACCAGGACCTGAGGGACAGAACATTGTTAGACCTCCCTCACTTTCCTTCCATTTCTTATCCCTGCCCCTCTTTACATGTTAACTTCATATTCTCCTACTAAACCAGCCTTCTCCATGGGGCCAGACCACAGTTTAGCACCTTCGGGGCAATTCCACAGATTCTCTATTCTGGTATTGAAATATATAAATCTCAGAGAAGGAGTCTGATTGACCCTTCTTGGATTATGTATCCAGCTCTCAGGCTAATCACTGTCACCAAGAGGGTGGGATACTGTGATTGGCCAGGTCAGTGTCACATGCCCACCCCTGCAGCCACAAGGACAGTCTGTTCCCAGAGGAAGAGGGATTGGAAATCTTGCTGGGAAGACAAAACCCAAAAGCTGCCACTATCTACTACAATGACAAACTCAGTTTTCACTGACCACCCATTAACACCCCAGGAAAACAAGGATGTAGTGAAGAAAAAGAAGGGCTGTGGTCCCTTCTGCTGGCCCCTAAAATCACAAGGCACACAGTCTTTAAAGAAATTACCAAGAATGCAGTATAGAGAGACAAagagatagaaaatagaaaagagaggTTATGAGACATGGAGGATACAATGAGAAGGTCCAACCTACATCTAATAGAATCTTCAAAGAACTGTCTCTTCCATGAAAGACAAATTAGAAAAACTCCACTTAACAGCACAGAGAAGGAGCAAGAAAACATGCCTTCTATGTAGGATTGTggatagaaaaaagaaatgattctggcaagaaatcaaaataccaaGTCTGCACCAAATGCAAGGGGCCAAGTATGTGGTCCAAATTTTTACTACCATCTGGTGTTGGAAGCCTAAGTTGGAAAATTAATATTAATGACTAGTCTAAAACCAGTAAAAACTCTGGGACCCCAGAAAAAGCAAAATTGCTCAACAAAGACCCTTCTGAATTCCATAGTACACAGACTTCCACAGATAAAACAACTCCCATGAAGATGAGctcttaataataattttaaaaccaTGAGGAAATGAACCATCATGAGGGGAGTAAGTAGATGCAACAAAGAGAACATCTGTCATCCCAAAAACCAGAAATAACAATTATCTAAAAGAGTCAATAAATtaagtatatttaaaatgaataaaggcataagagaatgaaaaacaaaaataaagtatcAGGATGTTATGGAAAAAGAATAGGTAGAtttgcaaaataataataataaccttaaAAAAATACTGTCACTAGAGTAAAAACTCAATGGATGGGTTAAAGAGCAGATTAAACAGGGAcacagctgaagagaagattcatAAACTGGAAGACAGATCTGAGGGAATTACCAAGAATGCAgcacagagagacaaagagatagaaaatataaaagaggGCTTATAAGACATGGAGGATAGAATGAGCAAGGTCCAACTTACATCTAATAGGCATTccaaaaggcaagaaaacaggtAATGAAGGTAGGAGAATACCTGAAGAGATAATGTATGAGCATTTTCCAGAACTGAAAGATATGAGCCCTCAGGCTAAAGTGACTTGAACAAAATTTCCTGTTTATCCATCTACCAAATACTTCTTGAATGCCAGACCCTGAGCTAGGCTTGGCAGATGCATTGATGAGGAGAGCTGAATAGGTGAAGGGTGAAAAGCTGTGGCTGGAAGCTGAGGATTGAAGGCCATTGTGCCCAGAAGGAGGTGACAACAGTCACCAGGACCATTTAAAACACACATCAGCTATCATTGCCACACCACCTGGCTTGTGGAGTTGAGCAAGCCCTGGCGAGGGGTTGGGGTGGGGCTGGAGCTACAAATGGTCGGGGCAGTCCTCACctcatctctccctctctccctctgtgcTCCTACCTTGCCACAGGCTCCCGggcagagaagaaagcagagcctCCACCTAGCAAGCCCACGGTGGCCAAGACGGGGCTGGCACTCATCAAGGATTGTTGTGGGGCCACCCAGTGCAACATCATGTAGCCCCCATGCGGGGTGCCCCCAGGGCCATGGGGACCCCTTCCCACCCTCTTGTCTTCATAGCCCCCATTTCACCGGGGCCCAAGAGTTCTCCAAGGCAGAAGGGGTTGAAGGCAAGCCCGTGACTGCCGCCAGGGGCCATGGGCGCGGCGGGCAGGCCCAGCCGCCCTGTACAGAGTGTAGCAATAGGGAGTCCCTCACCGTCGCATGGCCCTTCCCAGAGCATGCTGAACCCAGGAGTCTGTCTCACCTTTTATCCAGCCACCAGGAAAGGTCCTCCTTTGAAAAAGTATATCTCCACGTCTATCTAGCTGTATCTAACCCACCGTGTGAATGGACTGGGAGAGCGGCATTGTCCCTCGGTGTGTATAGTTTTAACTTCTCAACCACCTAGCACCATGTGGGACACATCTCCCATTCACCCTTTGCTCTGCTGTCAGCCCTGCCCCAAATGGGCACAAGTCTGTCCTGTCTGTCCCCTCCCCaggcagtgtgccccggagggcTCCACAGAGCCCACACGTCTCTCAGGTGCCATAAATGTGGCATTCTCGGGGACACAGAGGGCCCATCTGTCAAGATTGTGCTTTTGTGTAGCACTGTGGTCACATCTCCCACTTCCTCCCAGCCTGTGTCTGAGCACGCTTCACATCAGGAGCGTGTCCACTGAGCTGTTGGCTCTTCCTTCCCTCGGAGCATTAGTCTCACGGGTGGGGAGCAGAGTGGGAATGGGGAGGCCAGGCTGGAGCAGACCCAGTGCTTGGAGGAGGTAGCAGAGCACTAAAGGCTCCAACATCCAAGGCAGGGCAGACAAGAAGAGACCCAGAGAGGATGCTCTCCCTGCCTGCTGTGGGGCCCAGAGGGAGTGCCAGTAGGACGCCACCTCACCAGCCCTGCACACAGACCTTGCATCCATCAGGAGAGAGCAGCAACAGGCGGGAGAGGCAGCCTGACCCAACCATGTCCCTTCACTTGGTGGCGTACTTTAACCAG includes the following:
- the BMERB1 gene encoding bMERB domain-containing protein 1, producing the protein MELKQSLSTHLEAEKPLRRYGAVEETAWKAEGLERNQLDIISMAETTMMPEEIELEMAKIQRLREVLVRRESELRFMMDDIQLCKDIMDLKQELQNLVAIPEKEKTKLQKQREDELIQKIHRLVQKRDFLVDDAEVERLREQEEDKEMADFLRIKLKPLDKVTKSPASSRAEKKAEPPPSKPTVAKTGLALIKDCCGATQCNIM